Proteins encoded by one window of Hyphomicrobium nitrativorans NL23:
- a CDS encoding short-chain fatty acyl-CoA regulator family protein yields MRKAFMGVRLRRLREERGLTQVALARALDLSASYLNQLEKNQRPLTVPILLKINAVFGVDVQLFSEDEEARLIADLRDVMADPGLDEEIALTELREIASNMPAVGRAIVKQHRRLRQASERADALAMRLGVGTEEHEPAQLMPFEQVRDYFYAHHNYFAELDEAAEKLFAAARLTVGDCAAGLKRYLSDRLRIQVVIEAPNEQTHAQRSFEAPARVLRLSSTLMPGQLAFEMATQLAYLEMGDTIDKLARDAASGSEETYRLARIGLANHFAGALIMPYGRFFEAAERLRYDIELLRQRFGVGFETICHRLSTLQRPNARGVPFFFVRVDRAGNISKRQSATDFHFSRVGGSCPLWNVYEAFSVPGRILTQLATMPDGRTYLWIARTVSRGHGGYGAPSKTFAIGLGCDMSHANRLVYAKGLDLKDQSAAVPIGAGCKICERPACPQRAFPAIGRRTAIDENERRFTPYPVA; encoded by the coding sequence ATGCGAAAAGCCTTCATGGGGGTGCGCCTGAGGCGTCTCAGGGAAGAGCGGGGCCTGACCCAGGTCGCCCTCGCGCGCGCGCTCGATCTCTCGGCGAGCTACCTCAACCAGCTCGAAAAAAACCAGCGCCCGCTGACGGTCCCCATCCTGCTCAAGATCAACGCGGTGTTCGGTGTCGACGTGCAGCTCTTCTCCGAGGACGAGGAAGCGCGCCTCATCGCGGATTTGCGCGACGTGATGGCCGATCCCGGCCTCGACGAAGAGATCGCCCTCACCGAACTCCGGGAGATCGCCTCCAACATGCCCGCCGTCGGACGCGCGATCGTGAAGCAGCATCGCCGCCTGCGTCAGGCCTCCGAGCGCGCGGATGCGCTGGCGATGCGCCTCGGCGTAGGCACGGAGGAACACGAACCCGCACAACTCATGCCCTTTGAGCAGGTGCGCGATTATTTCTACGCCCATCACAACTATTTCGCTGAGCTGGACGAAGCAGCCGAGAAACTGTTCGCCGCTGCGCGCCTCACCGTCGGAGATTGCGCCGCAGGCTTGAAGCGTTATTTGAGCGACCGGCTGCGCATCCAGGTCGTGATCGAAGCACCGAACGAACAGACGCATGCGCAGCGCAGCTTCGAAGCACCCGCGCGCGTGCTGCGGCTCTCATCCACCCTCATGCCGGGGCAGCTCGCGTTCGAGATGGCCACGCAGCTTGCGTATCTCGAAATGGGCGACACCATCGACAAGCTGGCGAGAGACGCGGCATCCGGCAGCGAGGAGACCTACCGGCTCGCCCGCATAGGATTGGCCAATCACTTTGCGGGCGCGTTGATCATGCCCTATGGGCGCTTCTTCGAAGCAGCCGAACGGCTGCGCTACGACATCGAGCTACTGCGTCAGCGCTTTGGCGTCGGCTTCGAGACCATCTGCCATCGTCTGAGCACGCTCCAGCGCCCGAATGCGCGCGGCGTGCCGTTCTTCTTCGTGCGCGTCGACCGCGCGGGCAACATCTCGAAGCGCCAGTCCGCCACCGATTTTCACTTCTCGCGCGTCGGCGGCTCGTGCCCGCTTTGGAACGTCTACGAAGCGTTCTCCGTCCCGGGCCGCATCCTCACCCAGCTCGCCACAATGCCGGACGGGCGCACATACCTCTGGATCGCACGCACCGTATCGCGCGGGCACGGCGGCTACGGCGCTCCATCGAAAACGTTCGCCATCGGCCTCGGCTGCGATATGAGCCACGCGAACAGGCTCGTGTATGCGAAGGGCCTCGACCTCAAGGATCAATCCGCGGCGGTTCCGATCGGCGCCGGCTGCAAAATCTGCGAGCGGCCCGCCTGCCCGCAACGCGCCTTCCCCGCCATCGGACGGCGCACCGCCATCGACGAAAACGAGCGGCGCTTCACCCCATATCCGGTCGCATGA
- a CDS encoding ribonucleoside-diphosphate reductase subunit alpha: MSIAIEARSSSAASVSGGSAKTPATAPALQVIRRNGSVTPFDPTKITIALTKAFLAVEGNRAAASRRVHEIVEDLAAQIVSALTRQGDHGRTFHIEDIQDQVELVLMRGEHHKVARAYVLYREARAQERAAATAEVEHSEQPALNVKARDGSLRPLDHQRLSLIVREACEGLSETSAEDVLAETYRNLYDGIAAHELTLAPILAARTLIETEPAYSEVSARLLMDQLREEALSFVSSRPERASQAEMAERYPEYFRSYVARGIATELLDPELARFDLERLGHALKPERDMRFQFLGLQTLYDRYFLQTRGVRFELPQAFFMRVAMGLALREIDREAKAIEFYDLISSFDFMCSTPTLFNAGTPRAQLSSCFLTTVADDLDGIFKSIKDNALLAKYSGGLGNDWTRVRGLGAHIKGTNGESQGVVPFLKVANDTAIAVNQGGKRKGAVCAYLETWHIDIEEFLDLRKNTGDDRRRTHDMNTAHWIPDLFMQRVAEDSHWTLFSPDEVPDLHDLYGRAFAERYAEYEAKAERMELRIARRVRAVDLWRRMLTMLFETGHPWITFKDPCNLRSPQQHTGVVHSSNLCTEITLNTSNDEVAVCNLGSVNLANHVTADGLDRVRLAHTIDTAMRMLDNVIDINFYTIPEARRSNLRHRPVGLGVMGVQDALHTLKIPYASDEAVAFADTSMEAISYHAISASADLAEERGRYPSFDGSLWSRGILPIDSLALLSDARGGDLRIDTSATLDWAPLRERIRTVGMRNSNVMAIAPTATISNICGVAQSIEPVFRNLYVKSNMSGDFTVVNTHLVRDLKARGLWDEVMVSDLKYFDGSVGAIDRVPEDIKALYATAFEIDSHWLVDAASRRQKWIDQAQSLNLYISAPNGRKLDALYRLAWERGLKTTYYLRSQSATHVEKSTLKGTDGKLNAVSGSGMVSAPDAHEAHVPRACSIEDPTCEACQ; the protein is encoded by the coding sequence ATGTCCATCGCAATAGAAGCCAGAAGCTCCAGCGCCGCATCCGTCTCGGGCGGCAGCGCCAAGACGCCGGCCACCGCGCCAGCGCTGCAAGTCATCCGGCGCAACGGCTCCGTCACGCCGTTCGATCCGACAAAAATCACCATCGCATTGACGAAAGCGTTTCTCGCCGTCGAGGGAAACCGCGCCGCCGCCTCGCGCCGCGTGCACGAGATCGTCGAAGATCTCGCCGCCCAAATCGTCTCCGCACTCACGCGTCAGGGCGACCACGGCCGCACATTCCACATCGAAGACATCCAGGATCAGGTCGAACTCGTCCTGATGCGCGGCGAGCATCACAAAGTCGCACGCGCCTACGTCCTTTACCGCGAAGCCCGCGCCCAGGAACGCGCCGCAGCCACCGCTGAGGTCGAACATTCGGAACAGCCCGCCCTCAACGTCAAAGCCCGCGACGGATCGCTCCGCCCTCTCGACCATCAGCGCCTCTCGCTGATCGTGCGCGAAGCCTGCGAGGGCTTGTCCGAGACCAGCGCCGAGGACGTGCTCGCGGAGACCTATCGCAACCTCTACGACGGCATCGCCGCCCACGAGCTAACGCTGGCGCCGATCCTCGCCGCCCGCACGCTGATCGAGACGGAACCCGCCTACAGCGAGGTTTCCGCCCGCCTCTTGATGGATCAGCTTCGCGAGGAGGCACTTTCGTTCGTCTCCAGCCGGCCGGAGCGGGCGAGCCAGGCCGAAATGGCCGAGCGCTATCCCGAATACTTCCGCAGCTATGTCGCCCGCGGCATCGCAACCGAACTGCTCGATCCGGAGCTTGCCCGCTTCGACCTTGAACGCCTGGGCCACGCCCTCAAGCCCGAACGCGACATGCGGTTCCAGTTCCTCGGCCTGCAGACGCTTTACGACCGCTACTTCCTGCAAACGCGCGGTGTTCGCTTCGAGCTGCCGCAAGCGTTCTTCATGCGCGTCGCGATGGGTCTCGCCCTGCGCGAGATCGACCGCGAGGCGAAAGCCATCGAGTTCTACGACCTGATCTCGTCGTTCGATTTCATGTGCTCGACGCCCACGCTGTTCAACGCCGGCACGCCCCGCGCCCAGCTCTCGTCCTGCTTCCTCACTACCGTTGCCGACGATCTCGACGGCATCTTTAAGTCCATCAAGGACAACGCGCTGCTCGCAAAGTATTCCGGCGGTCTCGGCAACGATTGGACGCGCGTGCGCGGCCTCGGTGCTCACATCAAGGGTACCAACGGCGAGAGCCAGGGCGTCGTGCCGTTCCTTAAAGTCGCGAACGACACGGCGATTGCCGTCAACCAGGGCGGCAAGCGCAAAGGCGCGGTGTGCGCGTATCTCGAAACCTGGCACATCGACATCGAGGAGTTCCTCGACCTCCGCAAGAACACAGGCGACGACCGCCGCCGCACGCATGACATGAACACGGCCCATTGGATTCCGGACCTGTTCATGCAGCGCGTCGCCGAGGACAGCCACTGGACGCTGTTCTCGCCGGACGAAGTGCCGGACCTGCACGACCTTTACGGCCGCGCCTTCGCCGAGCGCTATGCTGAGTACGAAGCGAAGGCCGAGCGCATGGAATTGCGCATCGCACGCCGCGTCCGCGCCGTCGATCTCTGGCGCCGGATGCTCACCATGCTGTTCGAGACAGGCCACCCCTGGATCACCTTCAAGGATCCGTGCAACCTCCGCTCGCCCCAGCAGCACACGGGCGTCGTGCACTCGTCCAACCTTTGCACCGAGATCACGCTCAACACCTCGAACGACGAAGTCGCGGTCTGCAACCTGGGCTCCGTCAACCTCGCAAACCACGTCACGGCCGATGGCCTCGACCGCGTGCGCCTCGCACACACGATCGACACGGCCATGCGGATGCTGGACAACGTGATCGACATCAACTTCTACACCATCCCCGAGGCGCGCCGCTCCAACCTGCGCCACCGGCCCGTGGGCCTCGGCGTAATGGGAGTCCAGGACGCGTTGCACACGCTGAAGATCCCGTACGCATCGGACGAAGCCGTCGCCTTCGCCGATACGAGCATGGAAGCGATCAGCTACCACGCAATTTCGGCGTCCGCCGATCTTGCGGAAGAGCGCGGCCGCTATCCCTCGTTCGACGGCTCGCTCTGGAGCCGTGGCATCCTGCCGATCGACTCGCTCGCACTCTTGAGCGACGCGCGCGGCGGCGATCTCCGGATCGATACGTCCGCCACGCTCGATTGGGCACCGTTGCGCGAGCGCATCCGCACCGTCGGCATGCGCAATTCCAACGTCATGGCGATTGCACCCACAGCCACGATCTCGAACATCTGCGGTGTTGCGCAGTCCATCGAGCCCGTGTTCCGCAACCTCTACGTCAAGTCCAACATGTCGGGCGACTTCACGGTCGTGAACACGCATCTCGTGCGCGATCTCAAAGCGCGCGGGCTGTGGGACGAGGTGATGGTATCGGATCTCAAATACTTCGACGGTTCCGTCGGCGCCATCGACCGCGTGCCGGAGGACATCAAGGCGCTTTACGCAACCGCCTTCGAAATCGACTCGCACTGGCTCGTGGATGCCGCCTCGCGCCGGCAGAAGTGGATCGACCAGGCCCAGTCGCTCAACCTCTACATCTCGGCGCCGAACGGACGCAAGCTGGACGCGCTCTATCGGCTCGCGTGGGAGCGGGGCCTCAAGACGACCTACTACTTGCGCTCGCAGTCCGCGACCCATGTCGAAAAATCGACGCTCAAGGGCACGGACGGCAAGCTCAACGCCGTCTCGGGAAGCGGCATGGTGTCGGCGCCGGACGCACACGAAGCGCACGTCCCGCGTGCCTGCTCGATCGAAGATCCCACCTGCGAAGCTTGCCAATAG
- a CDS encoding acyl-CoA thioesterase — MTACDLSETRFVEIVFPEQANHYGTLFGGTALNLMSKAAAIAAARRAGTSVVMASSDKVDFHLPVAVGQLVELCARVERVGRSSMTVKVEVIAETIGKQDRKLAMQGRFEMVAVDGDGRPTPIVQLPDKS, encoded by the coding sequence ATGACCGCTTGCGATCTCTCAGAGACGCGCTTCGTCGAAATCGTGTTTCCCGAACAGGCCAATCACTACGGCACCCTGTTCGGGGGCACCGCCTTGAACCTGATGAGCAAGGCGGCGGCCATTGCGGCCGCGCGGCGGGCAGGGACGAGCGTCGTCATGGCCTCGTCGGACAAGGTGGACTTTCACTTGCCGGTGGCTGTCGGCCAACTCGTCGAGCTTTGCGCGCGTGTCGAGCGCGTGGGGCGAAGCTCGATGACGGTGAAGGTGGAGGTCATTGCCGAAACGATCGGCAAGCAGGATCGCAAGCTCGCCATGCAGGGGCGCTTCGAGATGGTGGCGGTGGATGGCGACGGCCGGCCCACGCCAATCGTCCAGCTGCCGGACAAGAGCTAG
- the rraA gene encoding ribonuclease E activity regulator RraA, with amino-acid sequence MTVSTCDLSDKHGEHARIPAPVFHNFGARRAFHGRAVTVKCFEDNSRVKEVLATPGNGRVLVVDGGGSTRCALLGDMIAKDAVANGWSGIVVFGCVRDTAVLEGLDIGIKALGTNPRRSTRRGEGTLHIPVDFAGIQVKEDDIVAADCDGIVVIAAKHATEIG; translated from the coding sequence ATGACAGTCAGCACTTGCGATCTCTCCGACAAGCACGGCGAGCACGCGCGCATCCCCGCGCCGGTGTTCCATAACTTCGGGGCGCGCCGCGCGTTCCACGGACGCGCCGTCACGGTGAAATGCTTCGAGGACAATTCTCGCGTGAAAGAAGTGCTCGCGACACCCGGCAACGGCCGCGTTCTTGTCGTGGACGGAGGCGGCAGCACGCGCTGCGCGCTGCTCGGCGACATGATCGCGAAAGATGCAGTCGCAAACGGCTGGAGCGGCATCGTCGTGTTCGGATGCGTGCGCGATACGGCCGTTCTCGAAGGCCTCGACATCGGCATCAAGGCGCTTGGCACCAACCCGAGACGTTCGACACGCCGCGGCGAAGGAACCCTCCACATTCCCGTCGACTTCGCCGGAATTCAAGTGAAGGAAGACGACATCGTCGCCGCCGACTGCGACGGCATCGTCGTCATCGCCGCGAAACACGCGACGGAAATCGGGTAA
- the aceA gene encoding isocitrate lyase produces MTKKTTFDDLIPNAAPGRFDGIQRPYTAADVLRLRGSMPVRQTVAEHGANRLWKLLGSEPYVHALGSVTGNQAMQMVRAGLKAIYLSGWQVAADANTASAMYPDQSLYPANAGPELARRINRTLQRADQIEHAEGKKSVETWLAPIVADAEAGFGGPLNSFEIMKAYIEAGVAGVHFEDQLASEKKCGHLGGKVLIPMAAHIRNLVAARLAADIMGVPTVIVARTDAESAKLITSDIDVRDREFIVPGERTPEGFYALKSGVDACIARGLAYAPYADLLWWETSTPNLKDAARFAEAIHREFPGKMLAYNCSPSFNWKSKLDEASIARFQKEIGAMGYKFQFVTLAGFHQLNYGMFELARGYRDRGMAAYSELQQAEFAAEGNGYTATRHQREVGTGYFDAVSLAISGGASSTTAMSESTETAQFQPAAE; encoded by the coding sequence ATGACCAAGAAGACCACCTTCGACGATCTTATCCCAAACGCGGCGCCGGGCCGCTTCGACGGCATCCAGCGTCCCTACACGGCGGCGGACGTGCTGCGGCTGCGCGGCTCGATGCCGGTGCGGCAGACGGTTGCCGAGCATGGCGCGAACCGTCTCTGGAAGCTTCTGGGCTCGGAGCCCTATGTGCACGCGCTGGGGTCTGTGACCGGCAACCAGGCCATGCAGATGGTGCGCGCGGGCCTCAAGGCGATCTACCTCTCGGGGTGGCAGGTGGCGGCCGACGCCAACACGGCATCCGCGATGTATCCGGACCAGAGCCTCTATCCGGCGAACGCGGGCCCCGAGCTTGCGCGGCGCATCAACCGCACACTGCAGCGCGCCGACCAGATCGAGCACGCCGAAGGCAAGAAGAGCGTCGAGACGTGGTTGGCGCCGATCGTTGCCGACGCGGAAGCCGGCTTCGGCGGTCCGCTCAACTCGTTCGAGATCATGAAGGCCTACATCGAGGCGGGCGTTGCAGGCGTGCACTTCGAAGACCAGCTCGCGTCCGAAAAGAAGTGCGGGCATCTCGGCGGCAAGGTGCTGATTCCGATGGCGGCCCACATCCGCAACCTCGTGGCCGCGCGGCTCGCGGCCGACATCATGGGCGTGCCGACGGTGATCGTGGCGCGGACGGATGCGGAGTCGGCCAAGCTCATCACCTCGGACATCGACGTGCGCGACCGCGAGTTCATCGTCCCCGGCGAGCGGACGCCGGAAGGGTTCTATGCGCTCAAGAGCGGCGTGGATGCGTGCATCGCGCGCGGTCTTGCCTACGCGCCCTACGCCGATCTTCTCTGGTGGGAGACGTCGACGCCGAACCTCAAGGATGCCGCGCGCTTCGCGGAGGCCATCCATCGCGAGTTCCCTGGCAAAATGCTCGCCTACAACTGCTCGCCGTCGTTCAACTGGAAGTCCAAGCTCGACGAAGCCTCGATCGCGCGCTTCCAGAAAGAGATCGGGGCGATGGGCTACAAATTCCAGTTCGTGACGCTCGCCGGGTTCCATCAGCTCAACTACGGCATGTTCGAGCTGGCGCGTGGCTACCGCGACCGTGGCATGGCGGCGTACTCGGAGCTGCAGCAGGCCGAGTTCGCGGCCGAGGGCAACGGCTATACCGCAACGCGCCACCAGCGTGAGGTCGGCACGGGATACTTCGACGCCGTGTCGCTTGCGATCAGCGGCGGGGCTTCGTCAACGACGGCGATGTCGGAGTCTACAGAGACGGCCCAGTTTCAGCCCGCTGCCGAATAG